One genomic window of Brachyhypopomus gauderio isolate BG-103 unplaced genomic scaffold, BGAUD_0.2 sc77, whole genome shotgun sequence includes the following:
- the fgfbp1b gene encoding fibroblast growth factor-binding protein 1 encodes MWLRGNLVVVVLLVCLAQNVSTRDKDMRETRKGKRPQSEKKSVFKGKFTARNLVQCMWIVTGGEKYILKVTCNPEQGETRQRITCAYTGDPKRCPAYTTNTKGYWKQISRSIKNQKKLCLDNLVRASMCKHAPQDAHFRLTASSASKHVRSEKAKVVQTTAMTTATVNAERPESTRTVECAGRSDHSKRAEEMCGSEWASVCTFIFTFVQSGDC; translated from the coding sequence ATGTGGCTCCGTGGAAATCTCGTGGTGGTGGTATTACTTGTCTGTCTTGCACAGAATGTCTCCACGAGGGACAAAGACATGAGAGAGACAAGAAAAGGAAAGAGGCCACAAAGCGAAAAGAAAAGTGTATTCAAGGGTAAATTCACTGCCAGAAACCTAGTCCAATGCATGTGGATAGTGACTGGGGGGGAAAAGTACATTTTGAAGGTCACCTGCAACCCGGAGCAGGGGGAGACTCGTCAGAGAATTACCTGCGCGTACACGGGAGATCCCAAAAGATGTCCTGCCTACACCACAAACACGAAAGGCTACTGGAAGCAGATTTCTCGTTCAATTAAAAACCAAAAAAAGCTTTGCTTAGATAATCTGGTACGGGCGTCAATGTGCAAGCACGCGCCGCAGGATGCGCACTTCAGACTCACCGCTAGCAGTGCGTCTAAACACGTTAGATCTGAAAAAGCGAAAGTCGTACAAACCACAGCAATGACGACAGCTACCGTGAACGCTGAACGTCCAGAGAGCACGCGCACGGTGGAGTGCGCGGGACGCAGTGATCATAGCAAACGCGCAGAGGAAATGTGTGGGAGCGAGTGGGCAAGCGTGTGTACGTTCATATTTACTTTTGTCCAGAGCGGTGACtgctga
- the fgfbp2b gene encoding fibroblast growth factor-binding protein 2b, which translates to MRPVRLLVLLMTCCVWAVCGQGGTAPPATSVGRRPDPPAEPLRFNTKAKDACTMAVSGQGLLTKLRVTCKSKGRSYWCEYLGRPDVCRPYNANPRHYFTQIMWDLRKLPNACQGQRSYKPRMCHAGPAEAQMTFHRSWPRPAKPDATARPKTAKPPKPAKPAPPRKPVRSTAAAPTQAAETSAGRLAQEYCWQSLQGVCTYVISWFQN; encoded by the coding sequence ATGAGACCCGTGCGCCTGCTTGTCCTCCTGATGACGTGCTGCGTCTGGGCTGTGTGCGGTCAGGGCGGCACCGCACCCCCCGCCACCTCTGTCGGCCGCCGGCCGGACCCGCCAGCAGAGCCCCTCCGCTTCAACACCAAGGCCAAGGATGCGTGCACCATGGCGGTCTCGGGTCAGGGCCTCCTGACCAAGCTGCGTGTGACCTGTAAGAGCAAGGGCCGCTCATACTGGTGCGAGTACCTGGGCCGGCCCGACGTGTGCCGACCCTACAACGCCAACCCACGCCACTACTTCACGCAGATCATGTGGGACTTACGCAAGCTGCCCAACGCCTGCCAGGGCCAGCGATCTTACAAACCCAGGATGTGTCACGCAGGCCCCGCCGAGGCCCAGATGACATTCCACAGGTCCTGGCCGCGGCCCGCCAAACCCGACGCCACCGCCAGGCCCAAGACGGCCAAACCGCCCAAGCCGGCCAAGCCTGCTCCACCCCGGAAGCCTGTGAGAAGCACCGCGGCGGCGCCTACGCAAGCGGCGGAGACCTCCGCCGGCAGACTGGCCCAGGAGTACTGCTGGCAGAGCCTGCAAGGGGTCTGCACCTACGTCATCAGCTGGTTCCAGAACTGA